A window of Chryseobacterium shandongense genomic DNA:
GACAACGCTTATAACAGACCTTTGGATGAAATCAGCGAATGGGTAAACACCATCGATGATTCCGAACATTTTTTCCTGCATTGTGCGGGAGGATACCGAAGCATGATTGCCGCAAGCATCCTTAATTCCCACGGAATCAGAAATTTCACTGAAGTAGAAGGAGGTTTTAACGGAATTAAAAAAACAGCAAAACTTCCGACTTCCGATTTTGTATGCCAGTCTAAAACGATGTAAATAGTAATGAAAAGTTTCTACGGATTTTTTATTATTTTAGCCTTTATAGCTAATTCCTGTAAAACCAATTCATCAGCAACAATTCCTGAAACAAACATCAGAGAAGTGGTGAACAGTCCGGATGTTGTTCTTGTCGATGTAAGAATTCCGGAGCAGTATGCAGAAGGCACTGCAAAAAATGCCATCAATATTCCTTTAGCAGAACTTTCGGAAAAAACGGGATCACTGGAAGGAAAGAAAGTGGTAGTATTCTGTAATAAGGGAATCCAAGCAGATCAGGCGATGGAAATCTTAAAAAAAGGAGGTATTGAAGCCTATGACGGCACAACCTGGAAGAACGTAAAAGCCATTCAGGACGAAAAATAATCAGAATTTTAATTTAAAAACCATAAACTATGTCACAAAAATTCCAGGAAATCATAAATTCTGAAAGACCTGTGTTGATTGATTTTTTTGCAACATGGTGTCAACCCTGCAAAGTACAGTCTTCCGTTCTCAATACCGTAAAAGAAAATGTAGGCGAAAGCGCAAGGATTATTAAAGTAGATGTAGATCAATATCCTGCATTGGCGGCACAGTACGGAGTACGCGGCGTACCGACGCTGGCTGTTTTCAAAAACGGAGAAATGCTCTGGAAGGAAAGCGGCGTTCATGATGTAAATACACTGACCCAGCTCTTAAAACAATATGCTTAACAACAACTTGAGACTAAGGTTGAGGTTAAGAAACTTTCATAAACTTAACCTTAGCCTCAATCTTATAACTTAATTTCAAAAGAATCGCGATCATTCAAAAACTGAAAATGATTCCTGAAATCTTTCAATTCTTCTAAATTTAATTCTGCTTTAACCAGATTTCCTTCTTTTTGAGAAATCTCTCTTCCATCTGCAAAAAAACAATGGGAACTTTCTTGGTAAAAAAGGTTATTTCCATCGGTCCCGATTCTGTTCAGTCCGAAAACAAAACACAAATTTTCAATCGCTCGCGCCTTCAGTAGATGTTCCCAGGCCTCAACCCTTTTTTCCGGCCAATTCGCTACGTATAAAATCATATCATAATCGTCATTGTTTCTTGCGAAGACAGGGAAACGAAGATCATAACATACCTGTAATAATATCCGGAAACCTTTATAATTAACAATTACCCGTTTCTTTCCCGGTGTATACACTTTATCTTCCCCCGAAAACGAAAAAAGATGACGTTTGTCGTAAAAATCAGCATTTCCGTCCGGATGAACAAAATACATCCTGTTGTAAAACTTGCCATCTTCTTCCACTGGAGCGCTGCCGGAGAAAGCTGCATTTTTCTCCTTTGCCATTTTTTGTAAAAACTCAAGAGATTCATAATTTTTGTCTGCCACTTCCGAAGCATCCATACAAAATCCTGTTGAAAACATTTCTGGTAAAAGAAATATATCTGCTTCCTGACGATGCAGTTCATTTTCAATTACTTTAAAATTCTTTTCTTTATTTTTCCAGACAATATCTAAATTTAGGCCCGTGATCTTCATAAACTTTGTTAAAAAACTTCTTTAAAAATACGATTTTCAAGTGATTTCGGTTCTATCTTTGTTGGAGATATTTTTTAACAGAAACATAAAAGTATACTTTATGAAGAAATTGTTTTTTTTACTGATGTTTATTTTTGCAGGAGCAACAGCCAGCGCACAGGCGTGGACAGGAAAAGGAGATCAGAAAATCAATGCAGGACTGAGCGCATGGGGATACGGAACAGGAATTACAGGAACGTATGATTACGGACTGAATCAGCTTGTTTCTGTGGGAGCAGGTATTAATGGTTATTTCAGTAATTATAAAGATAATGATGATGACAACCGCATTTTCGTTTTCGGAAGACTGAATTTTCATTTAAAAGATGCGTTGCAGCTTCCGGAGAAACTGGATATCTATCCCGGAATTGATGTTGGTGTTGTCGGAAGGGATTTCGGTCTCGGAGCGCATATCGGAGCCCGATACTTTTTTACGGAGAGAATAGGTGTTTTTGCTGAAGTCGGCAACAATGGCAGTCTCGGTGTCTCCATTAATTTGTAGTATATTATCCTATTATATGACAAAGCTTCTCGTTTCGGGAGGCTTTTTTATTTGGCATAGTTTTGAGAATTGTTACCTTTGCAAATTAACATACAAAAGCATTAATGGAAATAGCAATCAAACTGTTTCAATTTATATTGAGCATTTCTATCCTAGTCCTCCTCCATGAACTTGGGCATTTCTTACCCGCAAAATGGTTCAAAACCAGAGCAGAGAAATTTTTTCTGTTTTTTGACCCATGGTTCTCTATTTTTTCAATGAAAAAAATCAACGGGAAATGGGAGTATAAATTTCTTTCCAAGAATCTTCCGGACACGGAAATCATCGAAGTGAACGGTGAAAAGAAAGAAATTCCTGTTGATCTATCAAAACTTCCGGACAACGACTGGAGAAAACATCCCGAACAGACCAAATACGGTATCGGATGGCTGCCTTTCGGCGGATATGTGAAAATCGCCGGAATGGTTGATGAAAGCATGGATATCGAACAGCTAAAAAAACCAGCACAACCATGGGAATTTAGATCCAAACCGGCTTGGCAAAGACTTATTATCATGCTGGGAGGTGTTACCGTTAATTTTTTCCTTGCATGGATTATCTACACTTGTCTTTCCTTATTTAACGGTGAAACCTATACTGACCTTTCGAAATTTGAAAGTGGGGTTGGTGTAACAGAAGCCGGGAAAAAGATGGGCTTTCAGAATGGCGATAAAATTGTAAGCATCGACGGCAAACCTGCCGACAGACTGGAAAACGCTTCCATCAATATTTTACTGGGAGATCATGTAACGGTTCTCAGAAACGGAAAGGAAACCACTTTCCCGATTAATAAAGACGGTGTTGCAGATGTTCTGAAGCAGAAAGAAGCCAGATTATACATTACGCCGAGATTCCCGATGATTGTAGATTCTCTGGCCACGCCATCGTCAAAAGCTTCAGGACTTACCAAAGGTGATAAAGTAATTGCCATCAACGGACAGCCGACGCAATATTTTGATGAAGTAGGAACTGTTTTAAATCAGAATAAAGGAAAAACAGTTAACATTGATGTTCTCAGAAATGGTAAACCCGAAACGGTTTCTGCAGCGGTTGATAAAAACGGGAAACTAGGTATCGCGGTTGACCAGAAGAGCCTATTAAATGTAGTTACCAATAAAAAATATTCTTTCGGGGAAGCGATTCCGAGAGGTTTTGTAAGAACCATTGAAGCGCTTACCATGCAGGTAAAGCAGTTCAAGATCATGTTTAATTCCAAAATCCAAGGGTATAAAAACGTTGGCGGACCAATTGCCATTGTGAAAAATATGCCTGTTGATAAAGATGCGAACGGTAATTTTTCTGTGAACTGGGCTGCATTCTGGGGCTTTACAGCCATGTTTTCGGTTTGGCTGGCCTTCCTGAATTTAATTCCGATTCCTGGACTGGATGGCGGCCACGTGCTGTTCACCTTATATGAAATCATTGTTGGAAAGCCGGTACCTCAAAAAGTTCTTGAAAACGCCCAGATGATCGGTGTGATCTTCCTTTTAGGGTTGATGATCCTGATTTTCGGAAGCGATATCTTCAAGATATTTGCAGGAAAATTGTAAGATTTAAAATTTTTAAAAAAATATTTGCAGGGTATAAATATTCGTCCTATATTTGCACCACTTAAAACAAAGGACATTCCTCCTTAGCTCAGTTGGTTAGAGCATCTGACTGTTAATCAGAGGGTCGCTGGTTCGAGCCCAGCAGGAGGAGCTTTGACAATCAAACACTTACAGGAATGTAGGTGTTTTTTTTTTATATTTGTCACGAACATTTCACGAACAAAAGTATTTTATTTTAATGCTATTTTTGTGTAAGAATATTTTAGTACGTTATATATGACTGACTTCTATATCGCAACATATATTCTAATGGTAACCTTTACAATCCTTGTCCCCTTCTATCTTGCAGGGCGGCTTTGGTTTGCGTTCAGTCCGTTTGCGATAAACTATTACTCCAAGGAAAGGGCAAACTGGTATAACGACTGGAACACCCAGCGGTTTTTAATCGTTTTGAATTTATTTTTGGTTTCATTGTCGCTTTCCTTTTTCTGGGGCGGGAAAATACTGGAAGATATCCATGCCGAGAAGATCGACTTTACCCAAATCCTATTCTATATCATTCTTCAAATTCTTGCCGTAATACTGTTCGAGGTAAAAATGGAACACCCATTTAAGCCAATTCAGGCATTCAAAAAATTCAAGAAAAACAGTTATAGCGAAAGGTTTGAGTTCCGAGAAAAGCAAGACGCGGCAGATAAAATAGAACACCATTCCAATGAGTTAAAAAGAGAATTTTTGAAAGTTGGCACTAAGATTTCAAACGAATTAAATAATCAACAAATCATTTTATCTGAAACCAACGAACTCGCAAAACACAACAATAATATCCTACAGGAATCCGATTTTGCTTTTGAAATAAAAAAGAATCCGAATATGGTCATTGATGACATTTTGCGGGATTATTTTATTTCTAAAGATTCCGAGAGGGATTTATCGGACTTTTTACTGCGGAAGAAAAACTCTGGAAAGATTCTGTTTACAAAGCCTGCAAGGAACGGCGTGAGCGTACAGCCTATTTTGGACTTTTTCTCGACCTTTACTAATGTTATGGAAAGTTGTAAATCCGGCACAATAACCCAAGCCGAAACCTGCAAAATTATCAACGCCGTCACCTCGGCAAAAGACAGGCTCGGAAATATCGCAGAAGAACCAATAAACAGCAGGAACCTCTCAAAATATCTTTCCAACAGCGATGTTCAGGATGATATATAGTCTAAAATCCAAAAAAACATTTTCTCTTTAAAAATCATATTTATCTGATAACCAGAATTATAAAGGCGACAGTTAGTCGCTTTTAATGGTTTATTGACTAAACCATTATAAAACAAAACCTCCTATTGAACGCACATTTCTTTAGGTTGTTTTATTTTACAAAAAACTTTTTAAGTCGCTTTTAGGCGGCTATTTCTTTGGGAAATATCTTGGCCTCAACAAAATTCAACGAAATGAAAGACCAAGAAAGACTAGCTGCGCTAGAAAGCCAAATGTCCACTTTGGTAAACTCGCAAAAAGAGTTTACCTCCAAGGCGCTACAGATGCTCGCCCTCGGAACCAAGAAGATCTATTCCAAGGAAGAGGCCGCGCTGTTCCTCAACCTGGATCCGGACTATCTCTACCAACTCAAACACCACGGCAAACTGAAGGCCTACAAAAAGAAGGGGCAAAAGAAAATCTACTTTCGCAAAGAAGACCTAGAAGCTTATCTTCTGGGGGATAATGTGGAGGAAATACAAAATGATGACTACGATGCATTCGAGCAGGAAATTCTGGAGCGATGGAAGAAATAACCAACAAGCCGGCTGAAGAGCAAAAAATCCCAGTACTCTACCAAACCGCTTCCGAGACCACTACCATTTTCGATATGGTGATGAAGTATCTGGAAAGCAAGTATGACCTTCGCTTTAACGCCATCGCCCTGGAGATAGAAATATCGCTCAAGGGAAAGGACGACTGGACAGAGCTAAACATCAACTCCCTGCTGATAGAACTCGTACAGGCCGGGATGCAGATCACCATGCAGAAGTTGGAGATCCTCGTACGGAGCCACTTGATAAAGAGATACAACCCTTTAGCGGAATACTTTAAAAAACTCGCGGGCTGGGACGGCGAAGACCATATCAGGAAGCTGGCGGGATTTGTTCGGACCAACGACAGCGAAGCGTTCCGCTACCATCTCGAGAAGTGGCTGACCCGCGCCGTGCTTTGCGCATTGAAGAAAGACTATGTCAACAAGCAGTGCCTCGTGCTGGCAAGCTCCAAACAGAACACGGGCAAGACCACCTTCCTGCGGTTCCTCATTCCCGACGGGCTTAGGGGTTATTATTCCGAAAATGTCACGGTGGACAAGGACGGCATCATCGCTATCTGCAAAAACTTTATCCTCAATGCCGACGAATTGGCCGTCCTGTCCAAATCGGATGTCAACACGCTGAAATCCTTTATCTCGATGGGCGGCGCAAAGGTGAGGGTGCCTTACGGGAGAAAGCCGGAGAACATGGACAGGATATGTTCCTTTGTTGCCTCCACCAACAGAACAGATTTCCTTACCGACGAGACAGGAAGCGTAAGGTGGCTGGTTTTCGAAGTTTACAGCATTGATTTCGCCTATGCGGAGGAAATAGACATAGACAAGGTATGGGCGCAGGCGTACCACAATGCTTTTGAAAGAAAAAATTACCAACCGGAAATGACGCTCTCGGACATAGAGGCTAATGAGCTGAGGAACGAGCAGTTTTCCCAGCTTTCACTTGAGCAGGAAATCGTTTCCGCACACTTCGAGAAATCGAAGGACATCAAGGATTTTCTTACGGCGACGGACATCGTTGTGGCAATGAACAACGCCCTGAATTTAAGATTGAACAATATCAAGGTCGGAAAGGCGCTCACCAGGCTCAAGTATGAAAGAATCAAGCATCCGAAACTGCAGGTTTACGGCTACCTGATCCGAAGAAAGATTGACTGAAAGAAAGTTTAAATCCTTGACATTCAATTTATCCTACCTACTTACCTAAGTGGACTTACAGAACTCATTTTCAAATTTTTATCAAGGTAATAAAATAGATAAGACTTTACCTAAACTACCATAGTTAAAGAAGGGATCCAATTAACAGGTAACAACAAGGTAAGTCATTAATTGATATAACTAACTGATATTCAATATTTAGGTAGGCAGGTATGGAAAAACGGTAAAAACATAACTGGATATAAAAAAAATAAACTTTAAAAAACACAAAAAATGAACTGCAAACAAGCGAACGAAAATATCAGCATCAAAGAAGTAATGGAAAGTTTTTCTCTATTCCCAAGCAAAGAACATCCGAAAACAGCCTATTATAATGCTATCAATCGACAAGAACGAACGCCAAGTTTATTAGTGAATTATGTGAAAAATATTGCCTTTGATTTTGGCACTGGAAAACAATACGATGTCGTGTCGATAGTTCAGGAGCTCAAACAATGCACTGTCTCCGATGCTCTTGAATATCTTTCTCGTTTCGATTTTCCTTATAATAAGCCGAGTGTGACGGAAGCAATTACTGCTGAAAATACAAATCAAATTCTCGAAGTAAAGGAACTTATTCACCCGGCATTGTTAGACTATTTGAAATCAAGAAAACTCGAGTCACAAAAATCGGAATTGAGCGAAGTCCACTACCGGATTAACGACAAAAGATATTTCGGGCTCGGTTTTAAAAACGATTCGGGAGGCTACGAAATCCGCAGCAGTTTTTCCAAAATCTGTCTTGGAAAAAAGGATATCACCACGATAAAAAATAATTCTGCAAACCTCAAGGTTTTCGAGGGATTTACCGACTACCTCTCCCTTAAAATTTTAGAACCGGAAAAGACACCTTCCGACTATCTAATTCTGAACTCTGTCGCCATGGTTCACAAGGCATCCGGGCTTTTTGGAAATTATAAATCTGTCGAAATGTACTTGGATAACGACCGCGCCGGCGAACAGTGCAGGGATTCAATTTTGAAAATATTCCCGGAGGCAGATGACCGGTCGAATGAATATTTCCCTCATCAAGATCTGAATAATTTCCTGATATCACAGGAAGAAAAGACACTTGAAAATAAGCTTGAAAAAAATCAAACAGCCATACACGAGTCCGAGGGAAACCGGGATATTTACAGGAGAAAAAGATGAAGATTCATACAAGCCGACCTGCTTAAAATAAGCACAAGTGGAATACTCTAAAAAAGCTGGGTAAAAACTTGCCATGTACTTAGTGCAAAAAGTACCCAATGTTTACAACAAGCGTGGGGCTTGTCGTAAAAATCGGGCTTTTTGGTTTCCTCCTATCGTCGGAAACGCATGTCTGGAACTACGATTCAAGCCCATAGTTTAAAATTATAAAAAAATTAAACACCACATAAACACAATATGAAAAATGACTTTTTAAAACAGTTTGTAAGACAGATTTCCGAGCAGCAAATTGCAAAGGTTGCAGAAGAAAAAAGAAAGAACCGCTTCCGAGAAATTGGTCGAAAGGGAGGTTTGAAAAAGAAGACGGCGAACCAATTTTCGAAGGTAGTCTCAGTTCGTTTTACCGAAAAGGAGTTTGAGAAAATTCAAAAGGAGGCTGACTTCTACAAACTCAAAATATCAAAATATTTAAGACTGGTTTCAACCGAAAAAGAACTCAAAATAAACGAGTTTCAAACCGACGCGGTTCTGTTGAATTACGGCAACAATTTTATAAGGATATCCAATCTGCTTAGGAACAGAGAATGGAACGAGTTTGAAAACAAGAAAGAGATCCTTGAGGAAATTCACACCGTCACCAAATTAATCAGAGAATACCTCTACCAACAAATCATCAAGCATGAACAATTCGGCAACGACGAGGAGGATCAGTAAGATCGCGATTGAATACAACGGCAACGACAAAGGCACGGCAGAATGTATTTATTCCAACAACCTGCTTTCAACAACGCCGGAGGAAAGATTTGAAGAG
This region includes:
- a CDS encoding rhodanese-like domain-containing protein, coding for MKSFYGFFIILAFIANSCKTNSSATIPETNIREVVNSPDVVLVDVRIPEQYAEGTAKNAINIPLAELSEKTGSLEGKKVVVFCNKGIQADQAMEILKKGGIEAYDGTTWKNVKAIQDEK
- a CDS encoding VapE domain-containing protein, with translation MEEITNKPAEEQKIPVLYQTASETTTIFDMVMKYLESKYDLRFNAIALEIEISLKGKDDWTELNINSLLIELVQAGMQITMQKLEILVRSHLIKRYNPLAEYFKKLAGWDGEDHIRKLAGFVRTNDSEAFRYHLEKWLTRAVLCALKKDYVNKQCLVLASSKQNTGKTTFLRFLIPDGLRGYYSENVTVDKDGIIAICKNFILNADELAVLSKSDVNTLKSFISMGGAKVRVPYGRKPENMDRICSFVASTNRTDFLTDETGSVRWLVFEVYSIDFAYAEEIDIDKVWAQAYHNAFERKNYQPEMTLSDIEANELRNEQFSQLSLEQEIVSAHFEKSKDIKDFLTATDIVVAMNNALNLRLNNIKVGKALTRLKYERIKHPKLQVYGYLIRRKID
- a CDS encoding thioredoxin family protein, whose product is MSQKFQEIINSERPVLIDFFATWCQPCKVQSSVLNTVKENVGESARIIKVDVDQYPALAAQYGVRGVPTLAVFKNGEMLWKESGVHDVNTLTQLLKQYA
- a CDS encoding toprim domain-containing protein, encoding MNCKQANENISIKEVMESFSLFPSKEHPKTAYYNAINRQERTPSLLVNYVKNIAFDFGTGKQYDVVSIVQELKQCTVSDALEYLSRFDFPYNKPSVTEAITAENTNQILEVKELIHPALLDYLKSRKLESQKSELSEVHYRINDKRYFGLGFKNDSGGYEIRSSFSKICLGKKDITTIKNNSANLKVFEGFTDYLSLKILEPEKTPSDYLILNSVAMVHKASGLFGNYKSVEMYLDNDRAGEQCRDSILKIFPEADDRSNEYFPHQDLNNFLISQEEKTLENKLEKNQTAIHESEGNRDIYRRKR
- a CDS encoding nitrilase family protein, producing the protein MKITGLNLDIVWKNKEKNFKVIENELHRQEADIFLLPEMFSTGFCMDASEVADKNYESLEFLQKMAKEKNAAFSGSAPVEEDGKFYNRMYFVHPDGNADFYDKRHLFSFSGEDKVYTPGKKRVIVNYKGFRILLQVCYDLRFPVFARNNDDYDMILYVANWPEKRVEAWEHLLKARAIENLCFVFGLNRIGTDGNNLFYQESSHCFFADGREISQKEGNLVKAELNLEELKDFRNHFQFLNDRDSFEIKL
- a CDS encoding helix-turn-helix domain-containing protein; translation: MKDQERLAALESQMSTLVNSQKEFTSKALQMLALGTKKIYSKEEAALFLNLDPDYLYQLKHHGKLKAYKKKGQKKIYFRKEDLEAYLLGDNVEEIQNDDYDAFEQEILERWKK
- the rseP gene encoding RIP metalloprotease RseP, with protein sequence MEIAIKLFQFILSISILVLLHELGHFLPAKWFKTRAEKFFLFFDPWFSIFSMKKINGKWEYKFLSKNLPDTEIIEVNGEKKEIPVDLSKLPDNDWRKHPEQTKYGIGWLPFGGYVKIAGMVDESMDIEQLKKPAQPWEFRSKPAWQRLIIMLGGVTVNFFLAWIIYTCLSLFNGETYTDLSKFESGVGVTEAGKKMGFQNGDKIVSIDGKPADRLENASINILLGDHVTVLRNGKETTFPINKDGVADVLKQKEARLYITPRFPMIVDSLATPSSKASGLTKGDKVIAINGQPTQYFDEVGTVLNQNKGKTVNIDVLRNGKPETVSAAVDKNGKLGIAVDQKSLLNVVTNKKYSFGEAIPRGFVRTIEALTMQVKQFKIMFNSKIQGYKNVGGPIAIVKNMPVDKDANGNFSVNWAAFWGFTAMFSVWLAFLNLIPIPGLDGGHVLFTLYEIIVGKPVPQKVLENAQMIGVIFLLGLMILIFGSDIFKIFAGKL
- a CDS encoding DUF6646 family protein, with amino-acid sequence MKKLFFLLMFIFAGATASAQAWTGKGDQKINAGLSAWGYGTGITGTYDYGLNQLVSVGAGINGYFSNYKDNDDDNRIFVFGRLNFHLKDALQLPEKLDIYPGIDVGVVGRDFGLGAHIGARYFFTERIGVFAEVGNNGSLGVSINL
- a CDS encoding plasmid mobilization protein, with protein sequence MKNDFLKQFVRQISEQQIAKVAEEKRKNRFREIGRKGGLKKKTANQFSKVVSVRFTEKEFEKIQKEADFYKLKISKYLRLVSTEKELKINEFQTDAVLLNYGNNFIRISNLLRNREWNEFENKKEILEEIHTVTKLIREYLYQQIIKHEQFGNDEEDQ